ATGTGGCTGCTGTGggccacctgctgtgggatgtctttctgcatgctgtgaatgtgtgttgctctgattggttggtaaataagctgcgttggcctatggcaaggcagcttagaggcaggcgggaaatccaagggggagagacaggaagaagacaggCAGAAGAGACACCAGCCACCCCGCCtaaggaacagcaagatgccagcagaccggtaatgccacagccacgtggcaacttatagatggatagaaatgggttaagttataagagctagctagcgagaagcctgagccattaggccatacagtctgtaagtaatataagcctctgagcaattgctttataagcagctgtaggaccatgggtgagagagagatttgtctggactgtggAGCCGGGCGGACCACAGAAACCTCCAACTACAGCCACCTGCCACCCACACCACTGGCTTCTGTGGCCTCCAGCCCATGTACCCTGCCAGCCTACTCCAGCTGCGCTGTTAGCCCtgtcctctgcttctgcctctgtcgCCCTTTCCAGGTGGGACTCGGGGCCATTTTCCAAAGGTCCAGAATAGCCCGGGGAATTGGGAGGTATCTGGACGTGACAGGGACCCCATGCTCTGAAGAGGGCATGACTGGGACTCCATGGTGACGGACAGGAGTCTGAGAGGGCAGGCCATGCCTGGAGAAGCTGAGCTTCAAGGCCGAGGAGTTTTAGTCCTCTAGAGGCTGCCTTTCCCCTTTCTCATGGGGACACAGACGGTGTCACAGAGACTGCCCTGATACGCAAGGGAACAGCAGCAGTGGAATGAGGATCGCTCGCACTCAGGGAAAGAGATGTGAGATTCAGACACCCGTGGGCTCCCAACCTCATAGTTTTGTGATTCTGGGCCTCTGCGTCTCCCCGGGCCTCAGatttctcatctgaaaaatgggatGAGAATCTCTTCTCTTCCCAGGGTGGTTCCAAGGAGGGTGGCAGGTGTGACTAAGATGCCGTCACCCTCTTCCATTGACTAATTCGGGGTGTTTGAGATGAGAGGATTAAAGGGGGGCAGAAAGAGGACCACTCTGGGCCTACCATCCTGGGCCCCTCAGTCCTGCAGGCCAGGGGCTAAGAGTCAGGCACCACAGTCAGGTGAGTCTAAGAGAGCCCTTCATCTGCCTCGCCCGTCCCTGCCCGCTGCCTCCAGCTCTGTCCCACACCCCCTCAGTCCCAGACAGGAACAAAAATAAAGTCCACATTGAGCTGCAAGCCTGGGCTTGTGAATTGGAGCCCCGCCCTTTCTTCTGTGTGGTTTCTTTCAGTAGGGTAGCTGGGAAGGGCCCCTTTTCAAGGCCTGCTCCTTCCCATTAGGGCgcacccctctctctctttcccacccaTCTTAGAGAGATGACTGCTCTCTGACTCTTTGGACGTGGCCTCAGTTTCTATGTTGGCCCTGGAGCCAGGAAGGTTGTATCCACTGTCATTCTCAAGACGGCTTGTTTAGCTTAACATTAccagctttacacacacacacacacacacacacacacacacacacacactcagagacacagaaacacacagacagacacacagagagagacagatagacagagacagacatagacagacacagagagggagagagacagagagagggagagacagagggagagagacagagagggagagagaggagagagacagagagagatagggagagagacagagagggagagagagagacagagagacagacagacagacacagagacagagacagacaagcagggaggggaaggggggccCTGGACTGACTGGTCAAAACCCCCAAGGCCCACTGTGTTGAATCAAGTCAAACCAGTCCCTGCTACGGAACTAACTGTCAGGGCCTCCATAGCCCCGAAGATCACTGAGGCTATCCGGGAGGGACTCAGAGAAAGCAGAACACACCTTCAGAAGGACCCAGCAGAGAAGCCACGTCACCAGGAAGCTACCTTTGGTGGTGTGTCCCGTCCCACCCCCCTAGGAGCAGCTGCTCTCTGTCTGGATCCCCCGCTGGGCACCGGTCTCCTCCCGACACTTTCCCATGGCGCCCAAGGAGGTGGAAACTAGGCTGCTGGTTATGGGAActtccctttctctccagccACGACCCCACCCCATTTCCACTCAAGCGGCGTCGGCGTCAGGGGAGGCGCAGGGCATCTGATTATAGGGACGGCTGTGAGTCAGCTGTAATTTACCGTGAAGTCGTCAGAGGTAAACAGCCCCGGACTGGAGGGTAATGAGCACTGAATTCCTCTTGAGTACAGACAGGCTCAGAATGGCTGCCCAGAGGGCTGGTTGGACagcatgtgcagtgtgtgtgtgtgtgtgtgtgtgtgtgtgtgtgtgtgtgtacagtcctTGTCCCCATGATTCAGGGTGGCGATGGCCCTGACCTGTGAGGAGGGACCAAGAAAGATGCTTACTATCTGCTTAAAGTACACAGGGCCCTGAGTACGTCACACCATCAGTGCACTCATGTACCCTACCTGTCACTCTGCTGGGCACACACCTGGGGGGGGGTCATCCTGGAGGGGCCAGAGTGCCCTTTAGTGGCACAGTTCCCAGCCCTTCCTGCTGGCTGGCACTGCTGCCCTGTGGTGGCTGACTTAGCCTGGAGGGTGACCCCAGGCATGAGCCAATGCCTCTGACCCCTGCGCAGGCCTGGACTGGACGCTCAGTAGATATCGTCGAGAGATGAAGTGAGCGGTTGAATGTGATAGTGATCCACGTTGGAGAGACTCGGGTCACGTGCTGTCTCTCACTTCCTCAGTGGCTACGTCTCTCCAGAGCAAACGTCAGGCCTTACCATGAACCACAGGGCCCTGAGCATCCTGGCCCCTCCCTGATGTCAGCTCCatcacagcagccacagcagcccccTGGTCCCTCTTCAAACACACCAGGCTCCTACCTCGGGGACTCTGCCCTTATCCCACCACCAGAGCCCTCTTCACCCAGGCTTCAGCACGGCTCCCAATTCATTTCCTGGGGCTCTGTCTCATCTAAAACACCTCACCACTGGTGTCCATTCTCTCGTTTTCTCCCATGGCTCCTGACTCTTCCCACGGTCTGAAGCCGGGCTACAGACCCGAGCGTCTGcacgctcgctcgctcgctgtctttcctgtcttctgtgatgtttgggggagggggggccagGCTTcatcccctgccacacacaccccCTGCCTCTCACAGAGTCTGACAGAGGCATGGCTGAACCAAAGAACCAAGGCAGCAGGGAGATGCTGGGCAAGCGGCGGAGCAGTTTCCGAAGGAGAAGGGACGGGGGCGTCTACTAAAAGAACCGGTTTACTTCCGCTTAAGGCAAGTTCCACAGAGACGGTCTCAGACAGGCACAGGACCAGAcagaaacaccaccaccaccatgcatgACAGAGGCAGATGGGATGGGAGATGGCAGGCGGGGACCCCATGCGGTATAAGGGACACATGCAAGACCTGCCCCAGTGGACAAAAGATGTCGGCCAGTGGGGTGACTTCAGGTGGAAAGCTCCTTGCCACCCTCCCATGGCAGGGGCAGGGGCTCTTGATGActgaagggctgggggtggggcggggtgacGGGATGCAATGGGGTAACCCCAGAGTCGAGACGGCCTGGGTGTGGACGGCGGtcatgaggaggggatggggaggctgGGTGTGGCATGGAATTGGACCCTCAGGATGGCTCAGGAAACGCTGGACCACCTGACCAATCCTGTCGTCACAGAGGTGTGGGCACTGAGACCCAGAGagcagaggctgtgctgggtgggTTCCTGCTGGATGTGGGTCGGGACAGGCTGGTGCCCAGGGCTCCCGGCTCTGGTCCTAGAGCCACTGAAGGGCAGAGGAGGCGAGTGGAAGTGCAGGGGCTGGCCCTGTGCCCGGCAGGTGAGTAGCCTCACAGGCGAGCAAGAGACATCTTGATGCCACAAGCTACCTGTGACAGCGCTAAGGAGGCTGCAACCCTGCATCTAGAACATTCTAGCATACCACCGAGCCTTTGAGGATTGTGAGGGGACTATGCTCACAGGGCCCCCATCACAGTCTGCGATAGCCCACAGGCTCTGTTTATATAGGGTGTCCCTAAGAGGGTCAGTCACACCCATCCCTGGTAAGCCCACCAGCCTGGGGTTCCCTGGAAACAGGACAGGGGGTCTCATGGGACTGGAACACTAGCCACtagggcaggaggggagaggagctggAAGAGGCCAGCAGGACTGCAAGAATAGGGGAGTCTTGGGGTTATCCAACCTAGGCTAGGGGAATCTACTCAACCCCAGAATCTTGTGTACCCCTTGTCTTCTACACCACCCCCAGCTCCCTGGATTTGGGCGGGGGGAGTTGAGGCCAGGAGGTGGGGTGAGGCCATAGACACCCCATCTCCTGCCAGCCCTCCAAGAAGAGTCTGGGAAGGCGGCCGCAAGGAGAGAGGGGCCTCAGCCCTCCAGGCCCCTGGTCCCGCAAGCTTCAGATATTCGTGTGCAGAGGGGACCCAGGAGGTGAGTGGGCTGGGGACTGTGGTGGCGACTGAGCAGgtgcggcgggcggcgggcgtgGGCGGATGCCCTGTGCCTTCATGTAGGACACCAGCTGGTCGGGGATCTCGGCCAGCACATCCCGGGCCAGGCGGGCCATGCTCAACACGTGGTTGCCGGTGCGGTCCACGTAGTCCCGGAAGGGCACAAactgggagaggcaggaaagtGGGGTCAGGATGGGGCAGCTGGGTCCCCTACCAGAGGACCCACCGCACCCAACTCCCACTTCATGAATTTCACCGAAGACTCTATTTCGGGTCACTCGTCCCCGCTATCCCTTCACCTGAGACTAGCAATGAGCAGAGAGGctcaaaggatgctgggaaagcTGGACTGAATCCCGCCTCCTAGCTTCCTTCTCACCTCTTATCACCCCTTTCCAGAGGGACCCCCTCTGTCTCTCAGGACCCCTTCTCTAAACCCACACCTAGCCCACCTTCCTCTCAGTGTTCTCTCCCTCCggctccttcctgccctcctcctcctaaaCACTAAAGATGTTGCCTCCATCTTCATGGGGCCTCCATGCTGCTGGAAGGCCGTGTAGCGCGGACTACAGACAGTCCAGGAGCATGGAGCCCTTTTGCAGGGCTTTGGATTCTGTGGGGTCCTCATTCAGGTTAGAAGGGAGCTTCAtgcagggcagggtggggtgcGGCCTCATGAGGAGACTGGCCCAGGGGGGATCCCAAGGTCTGTCCTTGGGGAGTCGGCAAAGGAGCTCTGAGGCCGGTCTGTTTTCACCTGCACAATGTCCCGTTCAGCCAGCTTCCCCCGGGAGGAGATCCGCACGTCATCACCGTCCAGCTCCACCATGGCTGTGGGGACAAGGGGTGCGCGTATGTGACAGAGTCCACAGGACTTGACCTCCAATCCCAGGCCACCCCGGGGCCCTCGTGCCGACACTAGAGACCGAGACCAACATGCAGCTAGTGCCCTGCTCCCCTTGTCCAGGCTCCTTGCCCAGGGGAGCGGTACAGCCCCGGGATGAGGCTGAGGCATGCGTGGGTACTGACACACCCTCTTGGGGCACACAAGCCCACCCAGACCCGAGCTCTCGCTGGTGGAGCCCACCCAGACCCGAGCTCTCGCTGGTGGAGCCCACCCAGACCCAAGCTCTCGCTGGTGGGGACAGGATGCCACGGAAGTCTGTGGGAAGAGAGAGCTGGGAAGGGGACACTGGACTCACCATCGAACTCGGCCTGGCCCACGCCAACAATGATGATGGACATGGGGAGTTTGGCAGCCTGGGAGAAgacaggggaagggggagagcCCTAGTGAGGGACAGGTAGGGACAGGAAGGCGAGTCAAATGAAGGGCGGGAAGGGATGAGTAGTGAAGGGCAGGGGACCCCAAGGAACCCTCAGGAAAAGGACAGGATAGGGAGAGAACATGGAGATCAAGAGAAGAGCATTTTGGGGGAGctgggtctgcctgcctctgtgagcCGCCTCCTCTCTGGAACTGGGGCTCCACCATGAGGGACCTGGGCAGCTGTGGCTGGGGTCCCTTCTATAGGGAAACCATGGGTCAGGGCTGGTGGGGGAAGCTTTCCTCATTCTGGGACCCCCTACCTCCTCTACATGACAGGCAAGCTGAGGCCTCgagtgggaggctgagggagccatgccccccctccccccagaacaGGGCCATCTGTGTGGTTCAGAGGTCTGACCTCTCATAGACCCAGGGCCTCTTTTATCTCCCAAAGCTCTGTCTAGCACTCTCTCCACGTCCTGCCAGACTCCAGCCAGCAGCTAGATGAGGGATTCAAAAGGGAGCAGGGGTCCCCTTTCGGGAAACattgtgggggcagggagagaaccCCCCTAGTGTTTCTTTAAAGGAGGCACccccaccaggttctcccaggaGTGGGACAAGATGATTCAGTCCCCCAaaactgtgcatgtatgtgtatgagagagagagagaggagagagagaggagagagagagagagacagagacagagacagagacagagacagagagacaggagggagagaggggaggagagagggagagggggagagagggagggggagagagggaggggggagagagggagggggagagagggaggggggagagagggggggagagagggaggggggagagagggagagggagagagaggagaggagagagaggagaggagagggagagaggagaggagaggagagggagagaggagaggagagggagagaggagaggagaggaggagaggagaggagagggagagaggagaggagagggagagaggagaggagaggaggagaggagagagagagaggagaggagaggagagggagagaggagaggagaggaggagaggagagagagagaggagaggagaggaggagaggagagagagagaggagaggagaggagaggaggagagagaggagatagaggagaggagagaggggagagagagagaaccagcccATCTTCCACTCACATTGACGATGGCCTCCTTGGTCTGCGCCATGTCGGAGATGACGCCATCGGTGATGATGAGCAGAACAGAATACTGGGAGCCATCCTGCACAGTTGCGGCAttcctgtgggggtgggggtggggtagggtgaggGTGGGCACACAAAGTGGTGTGTCCCGGAGCCCCTGGCCCAGGCCCCCTGAACAAGACTCCCAAACGCTGTGGTAAGGGGTGGAAGGGACTCATCTGGGCCCCTTGCTGAAAGGTGAGCGGGTGGCAGGAGGCCCTCTGTTCCCCTCCCGTAAGGCTTCCTGGGGGCCAGCCGCCCCGGGCTCACCTGGCTACGTGGGTGACCACGGGGGCGAAGTTAGTGGGGCCGTAGAGCTGCACAGTGCGCAGGCTGCTGTGGTAGGCCTCCAGGATGCCATCGATGCCACAGCACGAGGGGTTCTCCTGGTTGCCGTTCTAGGACAAGGAGAAGGCAGCTGAGCGTCAAGAAAGCGggaaggtggcagaggcagggctgggcccagggaggcagaggcagggctgggcccagggaggcagggggaggcagaggcagggctgggcccggggaggcagggggaggcagggctgggcccggggaggcagggggaggcagggctgggcccggggaggcagagggaggcagggggaggcagaggcagggctgggcccggggaggcagggggaggcagggggaggcaggggtAAGCAGAGGCAGGGTTGGAcccagggaggcagggggaggcagtagagaggcagaggcagggcataGTTGCCTTTAGCTCAGACCCCCAACCCAAGTAGGTGGCCATGCCTATGGGGATTACAAGTATCCAGGCCCAGGATTAgaaaccccccccaccccgtcccccaCTGCTTGTTCCCAGCCTGGCACCTCCTACCAGTGGGAACTCATGTGACACCCTGCCGTCGGGGGGCAGCTTGGCCCCGAAGCCCAGGGCGGGGAACATCTTGTCACTGTCGTAATGCTGGATGAT
This DNA window, taken from Peromyscus maniculatus bairdii isolate BWxNUB_F1_BW_parent chromosome 21, HU_Pman_BW_mat_3.1, whole genome shotgun sequence, encodes the following:
- the Cpne5 gene encoding copine-5 isoform X5; translated protein: MKKKKYVNSGTVTLLSFAVESESTFLDYIKGGTQINFTVAIDFTASNGNPSQSTSLHYMSPYQLNAYALALTAVGEIIQHYDSDKMFPALGFGAKLPPDGRVSHEFPLNGNQENPSCCGIDGILEAYHSSLRTVQLYGPTNFAPVVTHVARNAATVQDGSQYSVLLIITDGVISDMAQTKEAIVNAAKLPMSIIIVGVGQAEFDAMVELDGDDVRISSRGKLAERDIVQFVPFRDYVDRTGNHVLSMARLARDVLAEIPDQLVSYMKAQGIRPRPPPAAPAQSPPQSPAHSPPGSPLHTNI